A window of Roseburia hominis A2-183 genomic DNA:
CTTGAGACCGATCTCCGCCATGACGCAGAAGCCCTGTGGCTCGATGAAAATCTTGCCTTCTTCACACTCCTTGGAACCGACTTTGTTCTTGTAGTGGTCATAGGCGCGCAGGAACCATTCACCGTCCCAGCCGGCGTCAAGAACCGTTTTCTCCATATCGGCGATCGCTTTCTCTGCAACCGCTGCCTCGTCATCCATGCCTCTGTGACGGCAGATTGCCGCATAGTCTTTTCCGTAGCGCACGAACATGCCGGCGATAAAGACGGACTCGGCATTCGGACCTTCGGACGGACCGAACGTCTGGAACGATTCTCCCGGTTCGGTGGAGAAGCAGTTCAGATTCAGACAGTCATTCCAGTCAGCGCGGCCGATTAACGGCAGACCGTGCGGACCGAGGTGCTCCATCGTGTAGTGGAAGGAGCGGCGCAGGTGCTCCATGAAGTCTGTTGCCTTGGAAGGATCACTGTCGTATGGCGTCATCTCATCTAAGATCGTGTAGTCGCCGGTCTCCTTGATGTAGGCGGCAGCACCCGCAATCAGCCACAGCGGATCATCGTTGAAACCGCTTCCGATGTCGGAGTTGCCCTTCTTGGTGAGCGGCTGGTACTGATGGTATGCGCTTCCGTCCTCAAACTGTGTTGCGGCGATGTCGAGGATGCGCTCCCTGGCACGATCCGGGATCAGATGAACGAAACCGAGCAGATCCTGACAGGAATCACGAAATCCCATGCCGCGTCCGATGCCGGACTCAAAATAGGAAGCGGAACGGCTCATGTTGAAGGTAACCATACACTGATACTGGTGCCATACGTTCACCATGCGGTCGAGCTTCTCCTCGGAGGAAGAGATGGTGAAGTGGGAGAGCAGTTTGTCCCAGTATTCCTTTAATGCGGCAAGTGCGGCATCCGCCTTCTCGGTGGTGTCGTAGCGCGCCATCAGGGCTTCTGCCGGTGCGCGGTTGATCACGCCGTCCTCCGGGCGTCCGACCCATTTTTGGTCGATGGGGTTCTCAATGTAGGCGAGAACGAACACGAAAGTTTTAGATTCGCCCGGTGCCAGCGACACGGAAAGGTGATGCGAGCCGACCGGAGCCCAGCCGCTTGCCATGGAATCCTTGGAAGCACCGGTGACAACCACCTCGGGAGCGGAATTCTCTCCGTATGCGCCGAGGAAGGAATCACGGTCGGTGTCAAAACCTGCGATCGGAGCGTTGACCGCATAGAGCGCGTAGTGATTGCGGCGCTCGCGGTATTCCGTCTTGTGGTAAATTGCGGAACCGTGAACCTCTACCTCACCGGTGGAAAAATTACGCTGGAAGTTCGTCATGTCATCCATGGCGTTCCAGAGGCAGAATTCCACGTAGGAGAAAACGGAGAACGTCTTTGGCGCGCTGCCGTTGTTGGTGAGTGTGAGCTTGTTGATCTCGCAGCTGTCGTCGACCGGAACAAAAGCGGTCAGCTCTGCGGAGAGATCATTCTTGGAACTGCGGAAGGTGGAATATCCCATGCCGTGATGGCACTCATAGGAATCCAGCTCGGTCTTTGTGGGCATCCATCCAGGATTCCAGATTGTATCGCCTTCCTTAATATAGTAGTAATGACCGTTGCTGTCGAACGGGACGTTGTTATAGCGGTATCTGGTCAGACGCAGGAGCTTTGCGTCTTTATAAAAACTGTATCCGCCGCAGGTGTTGGAGATCAGGGAAAAGAAATCCTTTGATCCCAGATAGTTGATCCACGGAAGCGGTGTCCGCGGAGACGTGATGACGTATTCTTTCTTCGCATCATCAAAATAGCCGAATTTCATGGGCTTACCTCCATTCATATCATGTAAGCATACGCATTTCCGAAACGTCCGTTACGAAAATAGGTAAGTGAATTGTTCAGATTGAAATAATTGCGAAAACGATTAAGTAAACAATTTCTACCTAAAAGTATAAACTGTAAAAATAAAAAAATCAATTAAAATACTCTTAAATGCAAGGAAAATGGCAGATTGAACAAAAAAGCGGGCAAAATATGGAAGAAAGATACAAAGCCGTTAAAACTGGAAATATAGACATAAAAAGCGAAAACGTGTAAGAATGATAGGGAAAATACAACTTATAATAGAAGCAAAAGAAACAGAACAAGCAAATATGCACAAAAAATCAGCAAAAAAAGTGTTAAACTCGCCGAAATGACAAATATGTATTGCATTTTTGCAAAAGATAGCATATAGTAAAAGTACGAAAACGATTAAGTGATGTTTCGAAAGTGTGGAGGACGCAATGGTATCATTAAAAACGATAGCTGAGAAATGCGGTGTCTCCACTGCAACGGTAAGCAAGGCACTCAACGACCAGAAGGATGTCAGCGAAGAGACGAAGCATCGGATCAAGAAGACAGCAGAAGCACTCGGGTATTTTCCCAATGCGGCAGCGAGAGCACTCAAGACCAACCGTTCCTATAATATAGGAGTCCTCTTTGAGGAAGAGGCGGGCAGCGGTCTTACCCATGAATATTTCTCGGGCGTGCTCAACGGTCTTAAAGTTCAGGCAGAGAAGCAGGGGTACGATATCACATTTATCAATACCTGTTTTGAGAACCGCAAGATGTCCTATTATGAACACTGCAGATACCGGAACTTTGAAGGAGTCGCAATCGTCTGTGCCGATTACAATGATCCGGACGTCCTGGAACTGATGAACAGTGATCTGCCGGTAGTAACGATCGACTATGTACATCATAACTGTACGGCGGTAAGCTCCAACAACATTCAGGGCATAGAAGACCTTGTGAAGTATATTTACCAGCAGGGGCACCGGAAAATTGCATATATCCACGGTCAGGAGAATTCCTATGTTACCAAGGACCGGCTGGCAAGCTTTTACCGGACGATGGATGAACTGGGACTGGAGGTGCCGGATGAATATATCCGGACTGCCGATTATCTTGAGACGAAGGAAGCAGCAAGGCAGACCAGAGAGCTTTTAAATCTCGCTGATGTGCCGACCTGCATCATCTACCCGGATGACACCGCCCTGATCGGCGGAAGGAATGTCATCATTGAGATGGGACTTCGGATTCCGAGAGATATCTCCGTGGCAGGTTACGATGGAACGCG
This region includes:
- a CDS encoding GH36-type glycosyl hydrolase domain-containing protein: MKFGYFDDAKKEYVITSPRTPLPWINYLGSKDFFSLISNTCGGYSFYKDAKLLRLTRYRYNNVPFDSNGHYYYIKEGDTIWNPGWMPTKTELDSYECHHGMGYSTFRSSKNDLSAELTAFVPVDDSCEINKLTLTNNGSAPKTFSVFSYVEFCLWNAMDDMTNFQRNFSTGEVEVHGSAIYHKTEYRERRNHYALYAVNAPIAGFDTDRDSFLGAYGENSAPEVVVTGASKDSMASGWAPVGSHHLSVSLAPGESKTFVFVLAYIENPIDQKWVGRPEDGVINRAPAEALMARYDTTEKADAALAALKEYWDKLLSHFTISSSEEKLDRMVNVWHQYQCMVTFNMSRSASYFESGIGRGMGFRDSCQDLLGFVHLIPDRARERILDIAATQFEDGSAYHQYQPLTKKGNSDIGSGFNDDPLWLIAGAAAYIKETGDYTILDEMTPYDSDPSKATDFMEHLRRSFHYTMEHLGPHGLPLIGRADWNDCLNLNCFSTEPGESFQTFGPSEGPNAESVFIAGMFVRYGKDYAAICRHRGMDDEAAVAEKAIADMEKTVLDAGWDGEWFLRAYDHYKNKVGSKECEEGKIFIEPQGFCVMAEIGLKEGNCLKAMQSVEKYLDTKYGIVLLQPAYHRYHVELGEISSYPPGYKENAGIFCHNNPWISIAETVVGRGSRAWQVYTRTCPAYIEDISEIHRTEPYVYSQMIAGKDARNFGEAKNSWLTGTAAWTFLDVSQYILGIRPDYDGLVIDPCIPSSLDDFTARRDFRGTTYHVTVKNPNHVEKGVISMTVDGKDVDVSGISGGMIPIALADGKKDVNVEVVMG
- a CDS encoding LacI family DNA-binding transcriptional regulator, with translation MVSLKTIAEKCGVSTATVSKALNDQKDVSEETKHRIKKTAEALGYFPNAAARALKTNRSYNIGVLFEEEAGSGLTHEYFSGVLNGLKVQAEKQGYDITFINTCFENRKMSYYEHCRYRNFEGVAIVCADYNDPDVLELMNSDLPVVTIDYVHHNCTAVSSNNIQGIEDLVKYIYQQGHRKIAYIHGQENSYVTKDRLASFYRTMDELGLEVPDEYIRTADYLETKEAARQTRELLNLADVPTCIIYPDDTALIGGRNVIIEMGLRIPRDISVAGYDGTRISQLLHPKLTTIRQNTELIGSEAAKRLIGTIEKPRTTLVERVVIEGSLVPGQSVGKFLQK